The genome window CATCTTGAAAGAGGTCCAGATCATGCGACAGCTCGATCACCCCAATATTGTCAAACTGATCGAATTCTCCGAATCGCGCCAATACTATTATATCGTATTGGAACTGTGTCCAGGGGGCGAGCTGTTCCATCAGATTGTGCGCTTGACCTATTTCAGTGAAGACCTCAGCCGTCACGTCATCGTCCAGGTCGCAAAAGCCATCGAGTATCTCCATGAGACTTCAGGTGTTGTTCACCGGTACGTTCCATCAAACATCAGtgatttatatatatatatttgtGACAACCAGTACTAATCATGTCGTTGTCTAGTGATATCAAGCCAGAAAACCTCTTGTTCTACCCCATACCCTTTGTGCCGAGTAAGAACCCAAGGCCTGTCCAGcctggagatgaagagaaggtGGATGAAGGCGAATTCATTCCTGGCGTTGGATCGGGTGGGATAGGCACGATCAAAATCGCCGACTTTGGTTTGTCCAAAGTCATCTGGGACAGCCAGACTATGACCCCCTGTGGCACCGTCGGCTACACAGCGCCcgagatcgtcaaggacGAACGGTATTCGAAGAGCGTCGACATGTGGGCCCTTGGCTGTGTGCTCTACACTCTGCTATGTGGTTTTCCTCCGTTCTACGACGAAAGCATCCAGGTTCTCACCGAGAAGGTTGCGCGGGGCCAGTACACCTTCTTGTCGCCATGGTGGGATGACATCTCCAAGTCGGCTCAGGATCTCATCTCGCATCTCCTGACCGTCGACCCGGAGAAGCGGTATAGTATCAAGGAATTCCTTGCTCATCCGTGGATCCGTCAGACCGATGAAGCTACCGAAGCAGCTGACGATGCGCCCCCTCTTGCCACCCCGCTCGCTAGTCGTCAAACCAAGCAACAGCCCCTGGATGCTCAAGCAGCCGATCAGGCACCCTACGCGCCTGTAAGTGCGCGGTTACTGGGTCCGGCTTCCGCCGGTTTAGATCGCCCCATGGATTTCCGGTCCCCTGGCGCGATCAACCTGCGTGAGGTGTTCGATGTCGGCTACGCGGTACAtcggcaagaagaggaaggtaAGCGGCGCAAGAATTTCCGACAAGGATATCGGGGTGCCAATCCGACCACCGGGTTCCAGTCGGCTCTGAACCCCCTGAACGAGGAcaacgacgatgatgaagaggatgacgtCACATTACAACACGTGCAGAACGACGCCTACCCGCCGGCGAAGATCCCCAAAGCCTCTCAGGACGCGGGAGATGTTGCAGCTATGGAAGCCAAATTACGGTCAACGAACTTGGGAGCCCCCAGTCACGCTGCTCAAGCTAGGCAGGCGCCTCAGTCTCGGCAGCAGGGCTATGGCACCCATAGTGCGAACGTCGTGGCAGCCGCCAAGCAGAGTATCAACCGGCACTCGCGGCAACCGTTCGAGCTAAGCCTCAGCAATGCGACTTTGTTAGAAAAGCGAGGCAGACGACAACAGGGTCAAGCTGTCGTCTAAGCCGTCTTCCGTGTTGCtttgtttcttctctttACTCCTCTCTTCTATTGAATCCCCCTAATACCTTCTCGCCGTTACGATGTGTCTGACATGTACGTTACGATGGGAGTGCTGGGTTACAATGGTTTACATATCGCTCTGGCTTACAGTTTGCGCCCGGGTCATGACCTTGCATCTGTTATGGATTTATGATAGTCACCGCTGTTTGTTCTTTTTGCGTTGGACTGGAGCATTCAAGTACCGTCCGCTGGCTGGCTGCTATTTGCTTCTCCCTTTTTTGCTAAGTCTTTCAAGCATAGGAGAATCATGGGTTATGATAACAAATACCTCATGACCAACTGGGTTGATCCCGGTTTGTTGCGATCCTTTTTCTACCCATCTTGGCCTGATGAATATGGACCTGCACATTCCACCTACAATAGTAGATTGTAAAGAGACATAGATATACCCCGACAGAGTAATGCTGGTTACACAGTTCAAATGATGGCAACCCAGTCATGAATGTATATCCATATTTGTTTGTTATTCATGTGTTTCATTTCACTGCGATATATACATTGAACACGCATCCGCTGAATATGCAAAGACGAGAGGCACTTTCACCAGCGGACAAGGAAACTCGTCAAAATACACTAAACAGTAGGGTATACATGTCCCAAGCCCACCTCATCAAGCATGGCTTCATCATGGAGGTATTGCATTACACCGTCTGGAGAAGCCAGAGCGGATGTAgttttcctttttgtttttctttttttcctttttttttctctcttttctggtTTCAATGTCTCGAATATGTCGGATTTCCCATTTCAAGGTTTTAAAACCCATTGTTCTGGTCAGGCTATCGCATATCACAGTCCACACGggaaaaaagagaagagagtaAGGAACCGCTTCACAGCGATTGCTTCCCCATCGTCTCGATAGGAAGACAGCACATTGCGACAAAGGACGCAAGGATGAGTCCACCAGAGGCGTAGATGGGGGAGTTGGGGTTTGAGCTCCCGCCGTAGATGGCGACGAGGGGCGCACACAGCCCAGCAATGCGGTTCAGACAGCTTGAGATACCCGTTCCGGTGCCGCGGCTGGGGGCGGGGAAGACCTCGGGGGTGTAGGCGTAGAGGACGCCGTACATGatgttctggaagaaggcctCGAGGCAGCTGCAGACGAGCTGGACGTTGGAGTTAGTGGAGGCggtgaagcagaagaggaggacgccGGTGATGAGGGTCGAGATGACCATTGTGCCTTTGCGGCCGATGTACTTGATGTCGACGGTGTAGCACGCCAGGATGGAGCCTGGCACGCCGACAATGGAAGTGATGGCGTAGTTGCGGTAGGTGACGTAGGTGGAGGCCTCGGTGGAGCCGCCGGCGTTTTTGATGTACTGGGGCAGGAACGCGTTGAAGAGGGGGTAGCCCATTCCGATTGTGGTCCAGCAGAACCAGAGGATAACCGCTGTTGGAGACATGTTAGCCATGGCCTATCTAGACTCGGCAGGAggaagggggggggaaagggTTGGGGTTCATACTGGTAAAGCCGAGTTTCTTGGTTGCGAACAGGGGGCGGACGCGCTGCAGAGAGAACTTGGACAGGTTTCGCTGGACGATTTCCTTGGTGCTGAGCGTTTGGGGGGCGTTCTCCTCGGGGTAGCCGCCAATCTCATTGAGAATGTCCACGGTGAGCCAAGTCTTAGTCTTGTTCTTGTAGGCAATTCCGTGGActgcagcaacagcttcaTCCTGGCGACCACGGGCGAGCAAGAACTTTGGGGACTCGtagagatggaagaggaagaagcggcaGATAAACATGACAATGGTCAAGGAGCCCATAGTGAGCACGAAGTATCTCCAGCCCATGTTGTTGTCCTTTCCGCAGCAGGCGACTCCGTCACCGACTGCTTTGCAGGAGGGCAGGTCATCGGCGCAGCTATAACTGGGGATGAGGCCCCATGCAATAAGACTAGCGAGTTGTTAGATGATTTGAATTCACATAGCTCGAACGGTTCGATCGGCACCAACCTAGCGATAAGTTGACCAACAGGCCACCATACACTCAGCATGGTCAAGAGATTTCCGGAAGCAAAAGGCAGAAATTCCAAGAAAAGAGCGCCATCAACCGGCAGATTACCGCCAACACCGAGGCCCAGGCAGGCGAACAAAGCACAGACACTAGATTTGAGGTATATTAGCGCGCAAGCTCCGGCCCCAACTGCGGACAGGAAATATCGAATGGACATACCCAATCCATGTGGGACCACCAGCGGCGGCCAAACCAAAGGCCCCACAAATAAAGAGGGTCAGGTTGAAGGCTGGTCGACGTCCGACGATATCTGATGCGACACCCCAGAAGGATGCACCCAGGCAAAGCCCTACGAACAAGGCGCAGGTTGTGAAACGAACCCGAGTGGAAGAGATGCCGAATTCAGAGGCAACCGGTGTCAATGTAAGGGCAActccctgattctgattAGTGTCTAGGTTTTATACACTGCATTGACAAAGGTTCTAACCTGTAGCCAAAGGCTGCGAGACCGATTAGCGACGAATGTCAAACCTGAGAAAAGAGAGCATCACAACTTACTTGTCTGCCAACCAACCGAACCCACAAAGACAGAACAATTCCCATTGATAACGGCCCATGCCGATATCCTGGATTGCTCGGTTAATCACCTTTGATTTGCCTGTAACACGCCGACATTAGATCAAACATTCCTATACCAGAACGGGGTAGACTCGTTGCGAAGGTCAATGCCGAGGAACGGGCAAACAGAAGCATCCAAGTCTCAATAGTCGCAGACAACACACAAAAACATACGGTCATAAGCAGTATCATGCCCCGAAGCAGCAACATCAGACTCGATCTCCGCACGAAGAGATTCAATGGTCAGATGGCTGCGCTCGGGGATGGAAGCGGCAGAGCCGTTCTCCTGCGATGGAGCCTTGTCCAGACTGGAATCATCAGGTTTCTCCTTTGGActtcccttcttttccaGGGCTGGGCTTTCTGGGCGCGCATGCGATGGGGCACTGCTAAGGGGAATGACGACACCGTGGAAGGTTGTTTGGTCGTGTTTTCGGAACGGGTTGAAAAATGGCATGATGGTGGTTAGGTCTGGCGATGCTACTATGGGACGATGGGGATTGGCGAGTGCAGGAAATGGTCCGGTTCGAGGTCGAGATTCCGTCCCTCAGGCCTAGATCTACTGTCTCGTGCGACTTTCGTTATTGGCGCAATTGGGAAGGCGACTGGTCACGGTTCTGCTGCGATGAACAGGCACGGTCAATAAGGGCGGTTTGTCGCTCAGGGCCAGAAAGAGGCGCAATGGCTATCGAACACTAGGATATCCGTCCACGGGCTCTACTTGGGGAGTAAATCCTCAGAGACCGGTCGCAAGGAACAATGATTCGTGATTCTCGACCGAAAACGAAGCTGGGGGCGTATGGGCGAGAATTCGtgggttgttgctgctgatcCTACACCGTACAGCTGAAAGGCCAGTATGCTGTTTGTCTCAGGCGTAAGAACTCGCAGTAGGATGTGAGGAGTGATATATAAACCAAGAGTAGAACTGAGACTTGACAATCTTAAGAGAGAAGACCGTCCAACCGAGTGGGATTTAACAGCTTGTAAATGTAACACAACCACAGTCCTAAGGAAATGtggggggggaggggggtATAGGTGAGCTGGGGGCAAGAGTCAACCAAGAGAAGCTGCAAAGAATCAGCTGTCACCCTGATTGCTCGTGACAAGGGTAGAGGGAATGAGGGGGGGCGAAAGGAGGGAAGAAGACTGCAGAAGTTGAcgagagagaaaagaacAATATCGTCGCGAATTGGTGGGCAACCGCATCTATATATGGGGGATTCCAATGGAGGCAACTGGAGGATGTCTGCTGGTCCATTGGACAATCCAGGAAAAGTCGGGGAAACAAAGCCTTGAGGGGATAAAATCGACGGACCCGAATCTAGCAATCCAatcagaagagagaaaataCAACCATGATAATGAGCCAAATGCATTCTGATTGAGGTTTTTCGCCAGGCAGGGCTCTGGTAGGTTGCAACAGAGAACGGGGAGGGTATTGACCTTATGGTACAGGCATCGACTATGGGGCTGATGGGTCTGAACGTGGTTAGATTTTTCCCTAATGTGGTTTAATCTCGTATTATTACCTCCCCGTATCATACATCGTACCATGGCCAAGGAGCCTCCTGTGCTGTCTAAGAGACCGGTATATGGAAGCATATTACCCACGCAGACGACCCATCCTCGAATTAATCAGAATTTGattagaaaaaaaaataaaaatgtaaaaataataataataataataataataataataataataataataataataataataataataataataataataataataataataataataataataataataataataataataataataataataataataataataataataataataataataataataatagctgGACATATATGTCCACCCTCATGCGTAAACTGAGATAAATCTCCTTACCCAGGTAGAGCTCAACAGGTAAGATACTGGACGTATAACACACCAGCCATAAGGGACAGTGTCCAAGCTCTCAGTGGCTGCGTTTGTCTGAGGGAGTGGAGCTGCgggttctttttcttttccataACCGGGTGTGGAAAGCGGTGGAGTCGACAGTTTTAGGTAAAAGGAAGTGGCTTGCCTcgtgctgctgctgactgCGAGTTTCAGCCAATCCTTTTATGGACTAGTCTGGTCCCATTGGCGTCGACTACCCGCCAAGTGCCAAGTGCTAGCCTTGCACAAACAAGGAAACATCCTCCAGTCCTGATGTCCCAAAATCACATCCCAGTGACGATGTTGGAGCAGGCTGACAAGCACGCAAGTCATCTCTTCCTGCAGGTGAGTTAACAGagcatacggagtacacagaTCTTCAACAATTGCATGTGAAGTAAGGAAGAAAGAACACTGGGTGACACGAAGTCCCCTTTCCCGATCCCGAGCCGTCGAGGGCTCATTTATCCGAGGAGGGGTGTACAGAGCAGTGAGTGTCGAAAGCCGGTCCTCTCATAAGTGGCACTGACTCGAGGCCACAGGTACTccagagtactccgtacatatTTGATATCAAAGTACAGAGTAACCAGCTCGTTTCGCCCCCACCAGTTTAGTCCACTGTCAAAAAAATTTTGCAGTACTTTGTGGTCGGCAGTTTTGTGCCTTGTCCTTATTGGTTTTACTTTCTGCACTTTTTGTGTCTTTCCTTTTGCCATCCTATACCATTCTAATCAATCATTCCATCTGAGCCTGAGGTCAGCATCTTAGGTTAGTCCACGGCCATGGATCGCACAGAAAGTACTAATACGGATTGCTGAAGTCCACGCACAAAATTCTTTGTAGATAATCTACGTCATCGGCAACTCTCTTTTCCGCGCTAATCTCGCCTAGGACAAGGTCTGCCGCATCCCCACTTGATGGCAACGTAGGAACTCCGTACGGTACGTACGTTACCAGAAACCCCAAGTTACCTCCAATTACCAGGTGGTACGGAAGTGTACCTACTCCCTAACCGACCTTTACTTACGTACAACGGGGATAAGGTGATAAGGTAAGATACTCGCGGACTATATGTGATTTCTTCAATGCGACAGGAATGGTTATCAAGATTACGGATAACGTGAAGATTCAAGCTGCAGCGCTAATGTCGTTCCCATACCTAACAATACACACCCCTGTACTTCGTAGCCGATGTGGACGCTTCCATAGACCAAGGGAGCGTCCAAGGAAATCCTACCCGTATGCGGTATCGATCGTCTTTAGGAGCTTGGCGGCTGCTGGGCCAAATGCAAATCAATCCATTCATTGGCATCATTGCCGCAACCGTCTTACTAGCATCCAAATCGCCAATATCACCTTGTGCAGTTCCTACCAATAAGCTCGTCCTCTTGTCTCATTTTtcactctttcttttctttcccttttttttaCACTTCTTTCCCTGGGACCCGCGGCTGCCCGTCTCGTGTGTGACAAATGTCTTACTTTGTGCTCTCAGCTCGGAAATTCTGAAGTGCAAGTCTTCCCTCGGTCATCTCCTCAGGAGCAGCCTAACGGGCCGTCAATGGGATCGCCAGTCTGTTTTCTGACTAGTCGGAGGCTCCCTCCTCATGAATCGCGTGGGCTAGTCCGTAAACAAAACACTAAGCTCAACCTGGATAGTTTGGGATCACGTACCCTGTTTCCTGAATAGGCTCCTAGTGTACGGATACTCTGTAGGCAGCAAGGGTCTACCATACGACGGGAAATCTCATATTCAGCAAATGATATGCGAGTGGTTGATTTCCAGCCTACTGCACGTCTACCTCAGCTAGCGGGATCTCACGACTCATGCAGACATACCATAGAAGGCGCACactcttctccttttcaaCGTTTGCCGATATAGATGCCCGCATTGCACACCCTTTCTCCTTCACAGAGCGGTCTTGGTCTGATCATGTACTGTAAATTGGATACGTTCCTTGGCAAAGTAGACTCTCTCACTCATCACTCTCAATGGAACAGCCGACGGCTCGGCTACAGTGTCGAGAACCTCATTAGTCAACCGTATATTACCCGGACGGGTAAACATTTGATATCGATCGAGCGAAAGCTAAAACTGGGTGAAGGATTAAACCCAATCAGGGAATGAGTTCCTGGAATAGTTCAAAATCTCAGGACAGATTTTCCTCGCCTAGTATAGCGCGGCATTCGAAAACATCATTGCTATTTACATCGTCAAAATAACCGAAGCCATCTCCCTCATGTAGTTCTTCATTCATACACACAGATATACAGCAAGATCACAGAGACTCAATGTGGCCCAGCAACCATTGCAGGTGGCGGTACGTCACCCGTGGCTGGTACTGGGGCTGCATGTGCCCGCTCTGGTAGGTCTCTGCCCACATCAACCCGCGCTCATAGTGCTGGACACCCATGACACCCTGGGCACCGTCCACTCCGGTCATCTGGTTCTCAGCGTAGACGTCGGCGTAGTGCAAGTCGGGCAAAGTGATCGTAATTGGGGTGCTGGGGGCCGACTGGAAGCCCAGCTGGCCATGCCAGGTCATGTTCTGGATCGCGAGCAAGGTACCGTTGGTCAGAATGATCATGTCATAGTCACCATTGCTGACAAGCACACGGTTTGTCGCCTCGATCACCTGCGGGAGGACATGCTCGATGGGGTTGGCCGAGAAGTCACCCTCTTGCTCGGGCCCACCAGAGCCACCCACAAAGACGGCCTCGTCCGCGCACTCGGCCCACTTGATGCTCGGAGCGTGCAAGGCACGCTTGACGTCTTCGCGATCAAAGTAGACCGTGGCGCCGGCGGGCTGGTAGACCAGTTCCGTGGGGAAGGCAAGAACATCCCACGCAAGAGGACACATCAGGTTGATCTCGTAGATGTCGAAGCAGGGGTTGACAGCCATGGCGGCGGTTTTGATCATATCAAAAACGTCGCACTCCGCATCGCTCGTGTAGTTGAACATCTTGGGCGGCTGGACACCGGAGGGAGGAAACACTAGGTATTTATCGATGAAATCCTGGTAGCCGCAGGTCTGGTGGAGCCTTTCCAGCTCCGCCATGAAGCTTGCATTGAAGTTGAACAGGTTGGCGTTCTGCTGAACGAAGGGCACTGCAGGCACTTCTTCTTGCACGTAGTCGAACTGGCCGATGCATGGATCATAAACGAGGGCACCTGGATCGAGCAAATACGGTCAGTATGTGAGCAGCAATATCGGCTAAGAAGAAGCTCACCTTTCAGGTCATAATATTCCGTGTCATTCTGGTCCAGCATTGCGGCCGAGATATAAGGAACATAGCGGCCTGCGTAACTCTCGCCGGTGAcatagatcttatagttcTTGATACCAAAAATCTCTTGGAAGTTCTTGAAGAACTTGATAAAGTCCTCCGCGATCTCCTCCTGCGAAGTTGCGGTCGGCTTGCCGGTGGCGAAGCCCGTGCCGACAGGCTGATCGACCCTGTCACAGTCGATGCGCATCAGATATCGGACATGTAATCTCTTGAATAACGGCCTGGAAAGGTAACACATACCACAACATGTTCGTCAGGTTGACCCATGAGTAAGGATTCTCAACTGGGGCTAATGTTCCCGGCTGCCAGGTGAATCTGCCGTTCTCTTGGAAGAATCCTTCCAAGGAGCTGCAACCTGGTCCTCCGTTGAGCCAGATGGTAACTTCGTCCACAGGTTCACCGATGGTGggctggaagatgaagaaaagcTCTCTGGATTTGTTGCCCTTGTCGATAGGGACTGAGCCGGAGTACATCTCACCAATGTCGAACTTCACATCGGGCAGACTCTTCACGAGGTAGGCTGCGGCAGTATTCAGGTTAGACGATCATCAATTCCAACGCAGGTAACACAAAAATATACATACGCTTTGTATCCTTGTTCAGGAATCGGAAGTCCTTGTGGCGTGAGCGCGTCTCTGGCTCATGGGTAACCAACGATGACGAGCTTCGTTTGGCCAACGAGTCACGAGCCTTCTGGCCGAACCGACCATGTTTTGCAGCAGACGCGCTGTCCAGGCACAAAGAGAGCGCCAGGAGGGCGGTCGAAGCCACCGAGCCGAACAACATCTCGACCGGGCAAGGCAAAGGGGAAATCAAAGACGGGAAACTGAGGCTTGCAGGTACGGGTGAAGATCAGTCCCAATTACGCCGAGGAGAATTGGCTGCATTTATATGACGATAGCCATGTCTGCCACGCTAATTTCGACAGCTGGGAAGCACAGAGTGCTTTTAGCCTATCACCAGAAGCCGGGAGACATGGAAAGTCCAGAAAACAATCGAATGCTGCAGAACTCCAGGCTCCAACAGGAACCCTCTCTCGATTCGGTGATGATGCGCGTAGGCCGACGGGGATGGAACGTTAGGGCCTGTATGCGCGATTATCAACCAACAATCATATTCAAGACTCGAGAGGTAACCAATCCAGATCTTTGTTTTATCTGGCAGAAGAGGGGAAGCCAACGCTTGCCGTCGGGGGAAGAGCTTGAATGCGTCCAAGCTCAAGCCTCGTGTGGAGACGCATCCCGGAAGATACGGACTTCGTTTGGAGAGCATAGATTCATGATTAACACCTATCTAATTGATAATCATAGGATCCCAAAGCAGCCACTGGACTAGTACCGGGATAACACTGGATCAGCCCCTGGTATGCACCTGGATAGATAAGCCGATGGATTCGCTGGGGTGCTTTGGATCCAGCCAGCTGCAGGCCCACTGGAGAGCAACCTCCTCACCATGATTCACTTTGCCTGTTTCGTTCCTTATCAATTTGGTAAGGGTAATAGTAATGACGGCGATGGTGATAGCTATCTGGTCTACCGGCAATAGTTTAAATGATGAGCTCGTGTTGCTGAACCTTCcgacggagatggatccTGTCTTGGGGACGATCTGCAAAAGCAAGAGAAAGCGTCATCAATTTCTTGCGGACTTGGAGAGTACAACGGAGCACCCCGTACCTAGAAGGCTAAGCTTTCTCAGGCGGAGGATTCCCGTGacatgtacggagtaggacGTCTGAGTACCTGATACCTTACATTCGGACTCCTCCCTATGCACAGTTTTTTGCCCTGCTGTAATGGCTACATTGATAAAGACAGTCTGGGAATAAacaacttcttcgccttgagcAACTCCACTAGCTGGTAGACTTCATCGCTCAGACAGTAAGCTGACCGCCTTTCCAGTCTTCCACCAAGTTCATTAATTTTGTGGGCCGATGTAACCCTGTAGGCAGGGATTTTCCGATAAGAGACAATTTAGATTGCGGTGCAAATGATTGAATGACCTGTGTGGCGTGATTGCGTCTGCTAATACGAAGCTTGACGATTACTTAGATATCTGGACGGTACTTCGGAAATGGCAATGATGACGAACCACTGAATGATTGTGATAGTCACCTGCCCGTTTAGGACGAGATTGCAGCAGTCATTAACTACCGTACCATTGGATGCTTTGATTACCCTGCCCGATACGTTCGATGTGGGTCCAAAAATATGGAGGACAAAAATACAGAGGAGCAAAACA of Aspergillus fumigatus Af293 chromosome 2, whole genome shotgun sequence contains these proteins:
- a CDS encoding serine/threonine-protein kinase, translated to MSTIQNLKNFIRHGKQARLVTPHAEPTTDVSPVHAEQQRQPQGSYPPAADNLDAIDSKMGHAHTHQQQSEPPQSQPQKSPENKQVRTAKIEQIVAEERSSRTKMPKYPGLERYILLEKMGDGAFSNVYRAKDTTGEHDEVAIKVVRKFEMNSHQHDAHLHPNFRKKPKAAERANILKEVQIMRQLDHPNIVKLIEFSESRQYYYIVLELCPGGELFHQIVRLTYFSEDLSRHVIVQVAKAIEYLHETSGVVHRDIKPENLLFYPIPFVPSKNPRPVQPGDEEKVDEGEFIPGVGSGGIGTIKIADFGLSKVIWDSQTMTPCGTVGYTAPEIVKDERYSKSVDMWALGCVLYTLLCGFPPFYDESIQVLTEKVARGQYTFLSPWWDDISKSAQDLISHLLTVDPEKRYSIKEFLAHPWIRQTDEATEAADDAPPLATPLASRQTKQQPLDAQAADQAPYAPVSARLLGPASAGLDRPMDFRSPGAINLREVFDVGYAVHRQEEEGKRRKNFRQGYRGANPTTGFQSALNPLNEDNDDDEEDDVTLQHVQNDAYPPAKIPKASQDAGDVAAMEAKLRSTNLGAPSHAAQARQAPQSRQQGYGTHSANVVAAAKQSINRHSRQPFELSLSNATLLEKRGRRQQGQAVV
- a CDS encoding MFS transporter yields the protein MPFFNPFRKHDQTTFHGVVIPLSSAPSHARPESPALEKKGSPKEKPDDSSLDKAPSQENGSAASIPERSHLTIESLRAEIESDVAASGHDTAYDRKSKVINRAIQDIGMGRYQWELFCLCGFGWLADNLWLQGVALTLTPVASEFGISSTRVRFTTCALFVGLCLGASFWGVASDIVGRRPAFNLTLFICGAFGLAAAGGPTWIGVCALFACLGLGVGGNLPVDGALFLEFLPFASGNLLTMLSVWWPVGQLIASLIAWGLIPSYSCADDLPSCKAVGDGVACCGKDNNMGWRYFVLTMGSLTIVMFICRFFLFHLYESPKFLLARGRQDEAVAAVHGIAYKNKTKTWLTVDILNEIGGYPEENAPQTLSTKEIVQRNLSKFSLQRVRPLFATKKLGFTTVILWFCWTTIGMGYPLFNAFLPQYIKNAGGSTEASTYVTYRNYAITSIVGVPGSILACYTVDIKYIGRKGTMVISTLITGVLLFCFTASTNSNVQLVCSCLEAFFQNIMYGVLYAYTPEVFPAPSRGTGTGISSCLNRIAGLCAPLVAIYGGSSNPNSPIYASGGLILASFVAMCCLPIETMGKQSL
- the sxa2 gene encoding putative pheromone processing carboxypeptidase (Sxa2) yields the protein MLFGSVASTALLALSLCLDSASAAKHGRFGQKARDSLAKRSSSSLVTHEPETRSRHKDFRFLNKDTKPYLVKSLPDVKFDIGEMYSGSVPIDKGNKSRELFFIFQPTIGEPVDEVTIWLNGGPGCSSLEGFFQENGRFTWQPGTLAPVENPYSWVNLTNMLWVDQPVGTGFATGKPTATSQEEIAEDFIKFFKNFQEIFGIKNYKIYVTGESYAGRYVPYISAAMLDQNDTEYYDLKGALVYDPCIGQFDYVQEEVPAVPFVQQNANLFNFNASFMAELERLHQTCGYQDFIDKYLVFPPSGVQPPKMFNYTSDAECDVFDMIKTAAMAVNPCFDIYEINLMCPLAWDVLAFPTELVYQPAGATVYFDREDVKRALHAPSIKWAECADEAVFVGGSGGPEQEGDFSANPIEHVLPQVIEATNRVLVSNGDYDMIILTNGTLLAIQNMTWHGQLGFQSAPSTPITITLPDLHYADVYAENQMTGVDGAQGVMGVQHYERGLMWAETYQSGHMQPQYQPRVTYRHLQWLLGHIESL